A single genomic interval of Coccidioides posadasii str. Silveira chromosome 1, complete sequence harbors:
- the SEC65 gene encoding signal recognition particle subunit (EggNog:ENOG410PNRP~COG:U): protein MSHARVEDVSDSDPDEMDPADFDPRNAAQSSVISPANVPMSSSTPQPPPQPRRDIPRHYQCVYPVYFDKARSRVEGRKVSRKLAVANPLARDILDAVQLLGLEAGFEPDKIHPKDWANPGRVRVHLKREDGQPVNEKVKNKHHLYIFIANYLQVNPTTEKSPYRLRIRGLPTPEKPLPPPSAPRGWKMGTILPFHSPAYSGGGVTDNPFKEAMMEMQAQQGIAPNGGEAKKKKEKRKTRA, encoded by the exons ATGTCCCACGCCCGGGTAGAAGATGTCTCGGACTCCGATCCTGACGAGATGGATCCCGCCGACTTTGATCCCCGGAATGCCGCCCAGAGCTCCGTCATCTCTCCGGCCAACGTCCCCATGTCCTCCTCCACCCCGCAGCCTCCACCGCAACCCCGCAGAGATATCCCGCGACACTACCAATGCGTATACCCCGTCTATTTTGACAAGGCCCGGTCGCGCGTTGAGGGTAGGAAGGTCTCCAGGAAGCTCGCCGTCGCGAATCCGCTCGCCAGAGACATCCTCGATGCCGTGCAGCTGCTAGGGCTCGAGGCCGGCTTCGAACCCGACAAAATACACCCAAAGGATTGGGCGAACCCGGGCCGCGTCCGCGTGCACCTGAAGCGCGAGGATGGCCAACCAGTTAACGAGAAGGTGAAAAACA AGCATCATCTGTATATCTTCATCGCAAACTACCTCCAAGTCAACCCCACCACCGAAAAGTCACCGTACCGCCTTCGCATCCGTGGCCTTCCAACCCCCGAGAAGCCGCTCCCCCCGCCGTCTGCGCCGCGAGGCTGGAAGATGGGGACTATCCTGCCCTTTCACTCCCCGGCTTACAGCGGTGGCGGCGTGACCGACAACCCGTTTAAGGAGGCGATGATGGAGATGCAGGCGCAACAGGGGATAGCACCAAATGGAGGTgaggcgaagaagaagaaagaaaagagaaagacgAGGGCGTGA
- a CDS encoding uncharacterized protein (EggNog:ENOG410PFBV~COG:I~TransMembrane:3 (o30-50i78-99o190-214i)~BUSCO:6668at33183): MANFTDALPPLPAYTLAPRQPLVPPIPDNIMILILPVVAYWVVSMAFHWIDVNDYFSQYRLHTPEELLKRNHVSRSEVVRDVIIQQIIQTAVGLAMAYIDEPEYTGMEDYQIAVWARRVRIAQRAMPRLLVLVGLDPTGLAGKLSHYPTLAAVVSGGTYPFLTQEIASGTGKAIVAPAFARWELSLASMIYWYLIPAFQFLFAVFFVDTWQYFLHRAMHLNKWLYTTFHSRHHRLYVPYAFGALYNHPVEGFLLDTAGTGLAFLISRMSSRQAMWFFTCSTIKTIDDHCGYAFPFDPLQKVTSNNAAYHDIHHQSWGIKTNFSQPFFTFWDRLLNTRWNGDVTLRYERSRLAAQRMVEAEKAQEGTTKPGVKPPPKEEEESNSRSLLAKTVCKKTTSFSSQTEPYKGASHRINSSIRQK; this comes from the exons ATGGCCAACTTCACGGATGCCCTCCCGCCCCTCCCTGCCTACACCTTGGCGCCCCGTCAGCCCCTCGTCCCTCCCATCCCGGACAACATCATGATCCTCATCCTCCCCGTCGTCGCGTACTGGGTCGTCTCCATGGCCTTCCACTGGATAGATGTCAACGACTACTTTTCCCAGTACCGCCTCCACACCCCTGAAGAGCTCCTTAAGCGGAACCATGTCTCCAGGAGCGAGGTTGTCCGCGACGTCATCATCCAGCAGATCATCCAGACCGCTGTCGGCCTCGCCATGGCATACATTGATGAACCCGAATACACCGGCATGGAGGACTACCAGATTGCTGTCTGGGCCCGTCGCGTGAGGATTGCACAGAGAGCCATGCCACGGCTCCTCGTGCTCGTCGGCCTGGATCCCACCGGTTTGGCCGGCAAGCTCTCTCACTATCCAACCCTTGCGGCTGTTGTTTCTGGCGGTACATACCCATTTCTCACCCAGGAGATCGCCTCTGGGACCGGTAAGGCCATCGTGGCGCCGGCCTTTGCGCGTTGGGAGCTCTCGCTCGCTAGCATGATCTATTGGTACCTGATCCCGGCCTTTCAATTCCTCTTTGCTGTCTTCTTCGTGGATACCTGGCAGTATTTCCTGCATCGTGCCATGCACCTGAATAAGTGGCTCTACA CAACCTTCCATTCACGGCACCATCGACTCTACGTGCCCTATGCTTTCGGTGCTCTGTACAACCATCCAGTCGAAGGCTTCCTACTTGACACTGCTGGAACTGGACTTGCATTCCTCATTTCCCGCATGAGTTCCCGCCAAGCGATGTGGTTCTTTACCTGCTCCACCATCAAAACAATCGACGATCACTGCGGATATGCTTTCCCATTTGATCCCCTGCAGAAAGTTACCTCCAACAACGCCGCATACCACGACATCCACCATCAAAGCTGGGGCATCAAAACCAACTTTTCTCAGCCTTTCTTCACCTTCTGGGATCGTCTCTTGAATACCAGATGGAATGGTGATGTGACTCTCCGGTATGAACGCTCACGCCTGGCCGCTCAGCGCATGGTAGAAGCAGAGAAAGCCCAGGAAGGCACTACCAAACCTGGAGTCAAACCCCCGccaaaagaagaggaggagagcAACTCACGCAGTTTGCTTGCGAAAACTGTCTGCAAAAAGACCACCTCATTCTCCTCCCAAACGGAACCATACAAGGGTGCCTCCCACCGGATCAACAGTAGCATCCGACAAAAATAA
- a CDS encoding uncharacterized protein (BUSCO:410991at4751~EggNog:ENOG410PWYN~COG:D,Z~BUSCO:14690at33183) yields MIIYKDIISGDEIMSDTYKLIDVPGGVLWEVNCKKYAKKAENFELAGANPSAEEAGDEYGGGEESSGVMVHDIEEAFQLHWLKPDENGVETKPSKDSFKSHLKSYVRKVNDKLKEKGASPEEIKEFQTGAQAAVKKILSNYDNYDVLMGSSMDPNGMHVLIDFREDGMTPYATIWKHGLEEMKV; encoded by the exons ATGATCATCTACAAG GATATCATCAGTGGGGACGAGATCATGTCCGACACCTACAAACTCATTGATGTTCCTGGCGGTGTCCTCTGGGAGGTCAACTGCAAGAAGTACGCTAAGAAGGCAGAGAATTTTG AGCTCGCTGGCGCCAACCCCTCTGCTGAGGAGGCCGGTGACGAATACGGTGGTGGTGAGGAGAGCAGCGGCGTCATGGTCCATGATATTGAAGAGGCTTTCCAGCTCCACTGGTTGAAGCCTGACGAGAACGGAGTGGAAACGAAACCCTCCAAGGACTCTTTCAAATCCCATCTCAAGA GCTACGTCAGGAAAGTCAACGACAAGCTCAAGGAGAAGGGCGCTAGCCCTGAGGAGATCAAGGAATTCCAGACCGGAGCCCAGGCTGCTGTCAAGAAGATCCTTTCCAATTATGACAACTACGACGTCCTCATGGGCTCTTCCATGGACCCCAATGGAAT GCACGTCCTCATTGACTTCCGTGAAGACGGCATGACTCCATATGCCACTATCTGGAAGCATGGCCTTGAGGAAATGAAGGTCTGA
- a CDS encoding uncharacterized protein (EggNog:ENOG410PTYQ), producing MGIKGLKKRHATSVSDLSREDIRVLARLFYFTTQAATPEDAWIFVSAVVASLPRHLRRSKVCDFFCTTLRLLPSEAKSCSLHKRLNSHVISSIFRLVQLEVGPRLDRLAMHRSRLTVKQRIMVDTLREINGMWMTSTRLEKEFSLPSNTKWYFQASGCEACMLSRILQDATAIKNLRTVLLSRTRTRGWAGKPPKLMRWVEESMACHGESRLDIFVRSGEDAAELKEVRKTINKLRRRRYCVATEAAVPEEGVNEEEPGKEAGREESRKEGREEKAEEDLPGLLSPRPSSSIYSGRRALDNDNDPDLDIEIIRLYQRDSRMEILFNETDSPQTQCPPHCDQSEHPGASETIHEAEGKQEVFDNNCLHYGRHIVAGFSNEVARSATPKTSRDWADEYRSILTRDPRVEYSAQSSWGDASVIGDKPESNTTRWSTMVANLQEP from the coding sequence ATGGGGATCAAAGGACTTAAAAAACGTCACGCAACGTCTGTCAGCGACCTATCCCGAGAAGATATCAGGGTTCTTGCTCGGCTCTTTTACTTCACAACGCAAGCTGCAACACCGGAGGATGCGTGGATCTTCGTCTCAGCCGTTGTCGCCAGCCTACCCCGGCACCTCCGGCGTTCCAAAGTCTGCGACTTCTTCTGCACCACACTCCGTCTCCTTCCGAGCGAAGCCAAGTCCTGTTCACTGCACAAGCGCCTAAATAGCCACGTAATCAGCTCGATCTTCCGGCTGGTCCAGCTCGAAGTCGGCCCGCGGCTAGACCGGCTCGCTATGCACCGCTCGCGCCTAACCGTCAAGCAGCGGATCATGGTTGATACCCTGCGCGAAATCAACGGTATGTGGATGACCTCAACACGGCTGGAGAAGGAGTTTTCCCTCCCGTCGAATACGAAATGGTACTTCCAGGCCAGTGGGTGCGAGGCGTGTATGCTCTCACGAATCCTGCAGGATGCAACGGCGATCAAGAACCTGCGTACGGTGCTGCTGAGTCGGACGCGGACTAGAGGATGGGCAGGCAAACCGCCGAAGTTGATGCGATGGGTGGAGGAGAGCATGGCGTGTCATGGTGAAAGCAGGCTGGATATATTTGTCAGAAGTGGCGAGGATGCGGCGGAGTTGAAGGAGGTGAGAAAGACAATAAACAAACTTAGGCGAAGAAGGTACTGTGTCGCCACAGAGGCGGCCGTACCTGAGGAAGGCGTCAATGAAGAAGAACCAGGAAAAGAGGCCGGGAGGGAGGAAAGCCGGAAGGAAGGCCGGGAAGAAAAAGCGGAAGAAGACCTTCCCGGCCTGCTTTCACCCAGGCCTTCATCGAGCATATACAGCGGTAGACGCGCTCTTGACAACGACAACGACCCGGACCTTGACATCGAGATCATCCGCTTATATCAACGAGACTCGCGAATGGAGATATTATTCAACGAAACGGATTCCCCGCAGACACAATGTCCTCCACATTGTGATCAGTCTGAGCACCCGGGAGCATCAGAGACAATACACGAAGCTGAAGGCAAGCAAGAGGTGTTCGACAACAACTGTTTGCACTATGGTAGACACATTgttgctggattctcaaACGAGGTAGCACGCTCAGCGACGCCGAAAACGAGCCGTGACTGGGCCGACGAGTACCGATCCATCCTCACTCGCGATCCACGAGTTGAATATTCGGCCCAGAGCTCATGGGGAGATGCCTCGGTGATTGGGGACAAGCCAGAATCGAACACCACACGATGGAGCACAATGGTTGCAAACCTCCAGGAGCCTTGA
- a CDS encoding uncharacterized protein (EggNog:ENOG410PNCW~COG:K~BUSCO:961at33183): MEHFLDGFPPPAAEALSMSANSTPVIRAGGDGPLCPPAPQSATSTPKAPARRKHYTISSGKPITRTRVSYSCHTCRRRKVKCDKVHPMCGNCLKNGSECVYDSRSLLQQNRSSQDHHSRVKRRREPPKPAEASLAEILSPYAGVQGSLGLGEQKSGSGEIAARLDRLTSMIERLSRTNAPLTPQESDPLFQGVRSLYQASEQSPTDVRRYGIAASSASSRSQSRQPSPRRLSDSGSNEDFPIPAGLSTDLVDPVGTLNLGHLSLEDGGKSRYVGTTYWAYISDEINELNQLLRDQNRSQQQPLTSPDSVRDIGNVHIPPLSTHYDAQSGPRRFSSKEEPRGTGLVARGDSPLPSDRPIEADMLDYVPSRRQSNILYKGFMSGIHAISPVVHPPTVLGLYQCFWEWYDSRDHKKSPFPDPSFIPLLYAIWYGGSVTISLRTIHAEFDVDNRAELSEPFHDEVTRWLKKISFPRSATLHGLAAFLLVQTILSKEEEPLTSSLFISLALRVAQTMGLHRDPAQFGIPPCEAENRRRLWWHIVHMDGVVAMSSGLPPLVSDENYWDVRIASDVKDTLIGSPEAVEYERLVSENRRKPDRPNDPNVCGNSMVNVYYICARGKYVMARAIRKVLRIQLGTKPVTRKDMEDLRSILMDLQTDLHALVDRIPIPKLVSKRNTNPKSLAGLATLKPDLPNGGPGCHEQYHSSVLAAFHKWARILLSLFVDKAFCVAYQPFLKNARSKIWPAARQCALRHCHGFMEKFIALATDPDFQPFQWSWPGNHQPMHATMIMLIDLYERPNTPEAPISRAFIDKIFSLSGPDGGVVGGEDGISTARPLKDGGREAWDMMRRLREKAWQKAGLNPKVLWTEHAQAQAAISQDLSSKNSSTPSRPATSGAKDHISPPANFADSYYAMIKEPYENHQPSQRISAEREKLTGSPKTSTARTSNDESRHTHAIWPTHTPDSNPGPHLSPTSAAWDSSQSMSGMKAFNPGYGQPHSRKSSETARFMDTSNGYNHHHNSPNQPGRDSSSTKSSSESHTISPFTPSAAGHLRTQALDPNVNFDWDQWDAVFGQYLPVVDGFMDVDNIANHNQNQMQCNEIALNQVPMMGVELSFDNEAHDGEELRNWADFG, encoded by the exons ATGGAGCACTTTCTCGACGGCTTTCCTCCGCCTGCTGCGGAGGCATTATCGATGTCAGCCAATTCCACGCCCGTAATCCGAGCTGGAGGCGATGGACCGCTCTGCCCGCCTGCTCCGCAGTCCGCCACATCCACACCCAAGGCGCCAGCCCGACGCAAGCACTACACTATCAGCAGTGGCAAGCCGATCACCCGCACCCGAGTCAGCTACTCGTGCCACACTTGCCGCAGGCGTAAGGTCAAATGCGACAAG GTCCATCCTATGTGCGGCAACTGTCTGAAGAACGGCTCCGAATGCGTCTACGACTCGAGGTCGCTTCTGCAGCAAAACCGGTCTTCACAGGACCACCACAGCCGGGTCAAACGGCGCAGAGAGCCTCCCAAGCCCGCCGAGGCATCCCTGGCCGAAATCCTCTCCCCATATGCGGGGGTACAGGGGTCCCTTGGGCTGGGGGAGCAGAAATCTGGCTCAGGAGAGATTGCCGCGCGGCTGGACCGGCTCACTTCGATGATCGAACGCTTGAGTAGGACGAATGCTCCGCTTACACCGCAGGAAAGTGACCCTCTCTTCCAAGGCGTAAGGTCTCTCTATCAGGCCTCGGAGCAGTCGCCCACCGACGTTCGCCGTTACGGGATTGCAGCTTCGAGCGCGTCGTCCAGGTCACAATCCCGACAGCCAAGTCCGCGAAGGCTCTCGGATAGTGGTAGTAACGAAGACTTCCCCATCCCGGCGGGATTGTCGACGGATCTTGTGGACCCGGTTGGAACACTTAACCTAGGTCACCTGAGTTTGGAAGATGGAGGCAAATCTAG ATACGTCGGCACAACGTACTGGGCCTATATATCTGATGAG ATAAACGAACTAAACCAGTTACTTCGCGACCAGAATAGATCACAGCAGCAGCCACTGACATCCCCCGATTCTGTTCGCGATATCGGAAACGTTCATATACCACCTTTGTCTACACATTATGATGCTCAGAGTGGCCCCAGGCGGTTTTCCTCAAAGGAAGAACCTCGGGGCACGGGCCTCGTTGCAAGAGGGGATTCGCCCCTTCCTTCCGATCGTCCCATCGAGGCCGATATGCTAGACTATGTTCCATCTAGGCGACAGAGCAATATTCTTTACAAAGGATTCATGTCTGGCATCCACGCCATCAGCCCTGTCGTCCACCCACCCACCGTCCTAGGACTATACCAGTGCTTCTGGGAATGGTACGATAGCAGGGACCACAAAAAATCCCCGTTCCCGGATCCCTCTTTCATCCCACTTTTATATGCAATATGGTATGGTGGATCGGTAACGATATCTCTTCGAACGATACATGCAGAATTCGACGTCGACAACCGCGCAGAACTTTCTGAACCTTTTCATGATGAAGTCACTCGATGGCTGAAGAAAATCTCCTTCCCAAGAAGTGCCACTCTTCACGGACTAGCCGCCTTCTTACTGGTTCAGACTATCCTTTCAAAAGAAGAGGAGCCTTTGACGAGTAGTTTGTTTATAAGCCTCGCACTTCGTGTTGCCCAGACCATGGGTCTACATCGAGACCCTGCGCAGTTCGGCATCCCACCCTGTGAAGCAGAAAATAGGCGAAGGTTGTGGTGGCATATTGTTCACATGGATGGGGTAGTTGCAATGTCCAGTGGGCTACCTCCTTTAGTCAGTGATGAGAACTATTGGGATGTGCGCATTGCCAGTGATGTCAAAGATACCTTGATCGGCAGTCCTGAGGCTGTGGAGTACGAGCGTCTGGTAAGCGAGAATCGCAGAAAACCCGATCGACCCAACGACCCAAACGTGTGTGGAAACTCAATGGTAAACGTTTACTATATCTGTGCTAGAGGGAAATACGTCATGGCCC GGGCCATTCGCAAGGTGCTTAGGATCCAACTCGGCACAAAGCCTGTCACCCGGAAGGATATGGAAGATCTGAGGTCTATTCTCATGGATCTACAAACTGACCTTCATGCACTTGTTGACAGGATACCAATTCCAAAATTAGTTTCGAAAAGGAACACAAATCCTAAGTCGCTAGCCGGGCTCGCCACCTTGAAGCCGGATTTACCGAATGGCGGCCCTGGCTGTCATGAGCAGTACCACTCCTCGGTCTTGGCCGCTTTCCATAAATGGGCTCGAATCCTCCTATCGTTATTCGTAGATAAG GCATTCTGCGTTGCTTACCAGCCGTTCCTGAAAAATGCAAGAAGCAAAATATGGCCAGCTGCACGCCAGTG TGCCCTTCGTCACTGCCATGGATTTATGGAAAAATTCATCGCTCTTGCGACCGACCCTGACTTCCAACCTTTCCAATGGAGCTGGCCTGG CAATCACCAACCGATGCATGCTACAAT GATAATGCTTATCGACCTTTATGAGCGGCCAAACACCCCAGAGGCACCAATTTCACGTGCTTTTATTGATAaaatattctctctctcgGGACCCGACGGTGGAGTGGTCGGCGGCGAGGATGGGATTTCCACTGCGAGACCTCTAAAGGATGGCGGTCGGGAAGCCTGGGATATGATGCGTCGACTTCGCGAAAAGGCCTGGCAGAAAGCTGGCCTTAATCCAAAGGTCCTCTGGACCGAGCATGCACAAGCACAAGCCGCCATCTCACAGGATCTCAGTTCGAAGAATTCCTCAACGCCATCGCGCCCTGCAACATCAGGAGCGAAGGATCACATCTCACCGCCGGCAAATTTTGCCGATAGCTATTACGCGATGATCAAGGAGCCGTATGAGAACCATCAACCGTCACAGAGGATATCGGCAGAGAGGGAAAAGCTGACAGGGAGCCCGAAAACGAGCACTGCGCGGACGAGTAATGATGAGTCGCGGCATACACATGCGATTTGGCCGACACACACTCCTGATTCCAACCCCGGTCCGCACCTTTCCCCAACTTCAGCTGCATGGGATTCTTCACAATCCATGTCAGGAATGAAAGCCTTCAATCCTGGATATGGGCAACCCCATTCGCGAAAATCAAGTGAGACAGCTAGGTTCATGGACACTTCTAATGGCTACAATCATCATCACAATAGTCCCAATCAACCAGGGCGAGATTCTTCCTCTACGAAAAGCTCAAGCGAATCACATACTATTTCACCTTTCACGCCAAGCGCCGCGGGTCATCTCCGAACTCAGGCTCTTGATCCAAATGTTAACTTTGACTGGGATCAATGGGATGCTGTCTTTGGACAATATTTGCCGGTTGTGGATGGGTTTATGGATGTGGACAACATTGCTAACCATAATCAAAATCAAATGCAATGCAATGAAATTGCCTTGAATCAGGTACCAATGATGGGTGTGGAATTAAGCTTTGACAATGAAGCCCATGATGGAGAAGAATTGAGGAACTGGGCTGACTTTGGATAA